In one window of Protaetiibacter larvae DNA:
- the leuC gene encoding 3-isopropylmalate dehydratase large subunit, translated as MSTVSTGPASSRPRTLAEKVWDSHVVAKGENGEPDLIYIDLHLVHEVTSPQAFDGLRQAGRPVRRPDLTIATEDHNTPTLAIDRPIADLTSRTQIETLRRNAEEFGIRLHSLGDAEQGIVHVVGPQLGLTMPGITVVCGDSHTSTHGAFGAMAFGIGTSEVEHVMATQTLPLKPFKTMAINVEGTLRPGVTAKDIILAVIAKIGTGGGQGYVLEYRGSAIRALSMEGRMTICNMSIEAGARAGLVAPDQTTFDYVQGRPHAPKGEDWDAAVAYWKTLPTDEGAVFDAEVFLDADELEPFVTWGTNPGQGVSLSDVVPAPDSYEDPNDQAAAERALEYMDLEAGTPMKDIRVDAVFMGSCTNSRIEDLRAFASIVKGKKKADHVRVMVVPGSARVRLEAEAEGLDKVFEEFGAEWRFAGCSMCLGMNPDQLAPGERCASTSNRNFEGRQGKGGRTHLVSPLVAAATAIRGTLSSPWDLDHSEGAR; from the coding sequence ATGAGCACCGTCTCCACCGGGCCCGCGTCATCGCGCCCCCGCACCCTGGCCGAGAAGGTCTGGGACTCCCACGTCGTCGCCAAGGGCGAGAACGGCGAACCCGACCTCATCTACATCGACCTGCACCTGGTCCACGAGGTCACGAGCCCGCAGGCCTTCGACGGTCTGCGGCAGGCCGGCCGCCCGGTTCGCCGTCCCGACCTCACCATCGCCACCGAGGACCACAACACCCCCACCCTCGCGATCGACCGGCCCATCGCCGACCTCACGAGCCGCACCCAGATCGAGACCCTCCGCCGCAACGCCGAGGAGTTCGGCATCCGCCTGCACTCGCTGGGCGACGCCGAGCAGGGCATCGTGCACGTCGTCGGCCCGCAGCTGGGCCTCACGATGCCGGGCATCACCGTGGTGTGCGGCGACTCGCACACCTCCACCCACGGCGCGTTCGGCGCGATGGCCTTCGGCATCGGCACCTCCGAGGTCGAGCACGTCATGGCCACCCAGACGCTGCCCCTCAAGCCGTTCAAGACGATGGCGATCAACGTGGAGGGCACGCTGCGCCCCGGCGTCACCGCGAAGGACATCATCCTCGCCGTCATCGCGAAGATCGGCACCGGCGGCGGGCAGGGCTACGTGCTCGAATACCGCGGCAGCGCCATCCGCGCGCTCTCCATGGAGGGACGGATGACGATCTGCAACATGTCGATCGAGGCCGGCGCGCGCGCGGGGCTCGTCGCCCCCGACCAGACGACCTTCGACTACGTGCAGGGCCGACCCCACGCCCCGAAGGGCGAGGACTGGGATGCCGCCGTCGCCTACTGGAAGACGCTGCCGACCGACGAGGGCGCCGTGTTCGACGCCGAGGTGTTCCTCGACGCCGACGAGCTCGAGCCCTTCGTGACCTGGGGCACCAACCCCGGCCAGGGCGTCTCGCTGTCGGATGTGGTCCCGGCGCCCGACAGCTACGAGGACCCCAACGACCAGGCCGCCGCCGAGCGCGCGCTGGAGTACATGGACCTCGAGGCCGGCACCCCCATGAAGGACATCAGGGTCGACGCCGTGTTCATGGGCTCCTGCACCAACAGCCGTATCGAGGACCTGCGCGCCTTCGCCTCCATCGTGAAGGGCAAGAAGAAGGCCGACCATGTGCGCGTCATGGTCGTCCCGGGCTCGGCCCGCGTGCGCCTGGAGGCCGAGGCCGAAGGCCTCGACAAGGTGTTCGAGGAGTTCGGGGCGGAGTGGCGTTTCGCCGGCTGCTCGATGTGCCTCGGCATGAACCCCGACCAGCTCGCGCCGGGGGAGCGCTGCGCCTCCACCTCGAACCGCAACTTCGAAGGCCGCCAGGGCAAGGGCGGTCGCACCCACCTGGTGTCGCCGCTCGTCGCCGCCGCCACCGCCATCCGCGGCACCCTGTCGAGCCCGTGGGATCTGGACCACTCCGAGGGAGCCCGCTGA
- the leuD gene encoding 3-isopropylmalate dehydratase small subunit — MDKITVIEGVAVPFRRSNVDTDQIIPAQFLKRVTKTGFDDALFYQWRQDPDFILNRPEYQGAKVLIAGPDFGTGSSREHAVWALRDFGFRAVISPRFADIFRGNSGKQGLLTGTIPEEQIEQLWERIEAEPGIAATVDLVAKTVSVGEVSFAFDIDDYTRWRLLEGLDDIGLTLRDEARITEFEGTRESWRPRTLPVR; from the coding sequence ATGGACAAGATCACCGTGATCGAGGGCGTCGCCGTCCCGTTCCGCCGCTCGAACGTCGACACCGACCAGATCATCCCCGCGCAGTTCCTCAAGCGCGTCACCAAGACCGGCTTCGACGACGCCCTGTTCTACCAGTGGCGGCAGGACCCCGACTTCATCCTCAACCGCCCCGAGTACCAGGGGGCGAAGGTGCTCATCGCCGGGCCCGACTTCGGCACCGGATCCAGCCGCGAGCACGCGGTGTGGGCGCTGCGGGACTTCGGCTTCCGCGCCGTCATCTCGCCCCGCTTCGCCGACATCTTCCGCGGCAACTCGGGCAAGCAGGGTCTGCTCACCGGCACCATCCCCGAGGAGCAGATCGAGCAGCTCTGGGAGCGCATCGAGGCCGAGCCGGGAATAGCGGCCACGGTCGACCTGGTTGCGAAGACGGTGAGTGTCGGAGAGGTCTCGTTCGCTTTCGACATCGATGATTACACTCGATGGAGGCTGTTGGAGGGGCTCGACGACATCGGGCTCACGTTGCGCGACGAAGCGCGGATCACCGAGTTCGAGGGAACCCGCGAGAGCTGGAGACCTCGGACCCTCCCCGTCCGCTAG
- a CDS encoding FHA domain-containing protein → MADTDDDGFITLPPGIFDTSTFKTPPKPERPRVEREEIVFVPATPGVPVPPPAPPSPPAPAQVSYDTRREPLDAEEAAILAAQAPVTAEVPIIPAAVPAPVLWRLVLPDGAEAIVRTVALIGRNPAPSDAYPGAELIAVDDTTHSVSKTHAVFEVDEQGLWVHDLNSTNGVWVVHGEDVTEAVPGRKVEVGEGSSVELGDFVLTVARR, encoded by the coding sequence ATGGCGGACACCGACGACGACGGCTTCATCACGCTGCCGCCGGGCATCTTCGACACGAGCACCTTCAAGACGCCGCCGAAGCCGGAGCGCCCGCGCGTCGAGCGCGAGGAGATCGTCTTCGTGCCGGCGACCCCCGGCGTTCCGGTTCCGCCGCCCGCGCCGCCTTCGCCGCCCGCGCCCGCACAGGTCTCCTACGACACCCGCCGCGAGCCGCTCGACGCCGAGGAGGCGGCGATCCTCGCCGCGCAGGCGCCGGTGACCGCCGAGGTGCCGATCATCCCGGCCGCGGTCCCGGCTCCGGTGCTGTGGCGCCTCGTGCTGCCGGACGGGGCGGAGGCGATCGTGCGCACCGTCGCGCTCATCGGCCGCAACCCGGCGCCCTCCGACGCCTACCCGGGCGCCGAGCTCATCGCCGTCGACGACACCACCCACTCGGTGTCGAAGACCCACGCCGTGTTCGAAGTCGACGAGCAGGGGCTGTGGGTGCACGACCTCAACTCCACCAACGGCGTCTGGGTCGTGCACGGCGAGGACGTCACCGAAGCCGTGCCCGGACGCAAGGTCGAGGTGGGCGAGGGCTCATCGGTCGAGCTCGGCGACTTCGTGCTCACCGTCGCGCGCAGGTGA